TAGATTCATCGTAATAACCGGAGGCAGTTACTTTGTATCCGAGGCCAGCGAGCATCTTTTGCAATTCCTTCACGTTTTCACCGCTAGCACCCAATTTCAGCGTAACGTAATCGTTGGATTCAGCAGGCTTGCCAGGCTTGGACGGTGTGCTCGGCTGTGTCGGTTGCTCTTGATTGCGTGCTTGGTACGCGCTCTTCAGTTTATCGTAAGTTGCTTTGTTTACAATTCCTGTTTGCTTGAGCTTGTATTTTTTCTGGAACGCTTTGACGTTATAAACTGTGTAGCTGTTGTATGTCTTGTCCACTACCAGCTTGTAGTCGTAATGGAGTGCATCGAGCATTTTTTCCACTTCAAGCACACGCGAGCTTTTCATTCCTTTTTTCAAAGAAGTAAAGCTAGTTTTCGCAAATGCAGGTTGTCCGATCATGGTTACGAGGACGGACAGGGAAAGGATCGTTGCCATTTTCTTCATGTTGCGATTCATCTCATCACGCCTTTCTCTGGTTTGTCGCACCACAATGGTACTAAATGTGGAACAAATGAGAAAAGCACAAAATATTGGAAAGAGGTGGAGGTGGAATGTTTGACCTCTCATGGATTGACCTAATCATTCTCGTGCTGGCAAGCTTTCGTCTCACGCATTTGATTGTTTTTGATGAGATTACGTCTTTTCTGCGAAACCCATTTTACCAGGTGTTATATGTACCTGATGAGTCGGGGCAAATGGTTCGGGACTTTCAATTTAAAGGTGGTAGGGTGCGCCAATGGATAGGCAGACTGTTGAGCTGCCATTGGTGTGTGGGAATATGGGTAGGCGCTTTGATCGTTGGGTTGTATATGTATGTGCCAGCCGCCTATCCGTTGCTGCTCCTGCTTGCCATAGCCGGAGCGGCGGCTGTCATTGAAACGAAGCTATATACGAGTTGAATGGTTAACTCCTTGAAAAAGTTCTGTACACGATCACTTCGTCATACGAAAGAGGAATAATTTCTTCGGCCATGTATCCCCCCACGATTCTTTGCTGGACTTGCGGAGTGCTCGGTACACCGACACTGGAAGAAGCGATGTCCACACGAAGTGTTGTGGCATTCGGATCGAGTGGAATTTCGAGGGCAAAGGTGGGTTTATCAACGGTGTAACTTTTTACGTTGACGCCATTCACGAGCGCAGTCAAAACTATGGGCTTCGGCAATTTTGCAGGGGAGCCAGGGACTTTGCCCTTCAGTAACAACATTTGAGCCGGTGCTGATGGATCTGATTCTACAATCGCACGCAGGACTGGAGGCGCCCACAAGTCCATCCCCCGATTCATGCTTGTAATTCTGGTTGTATTGGATGGAAAGGACTTATAGATCCTCAAGAGGTCGAGTACACCCATGCCTTTGTAGTGTGGAACGTACGATATCCAATGGCTGGGGATAGACGAATAATTTTTCGCAAGTGATCGTAATACTTCAGGTACGCCGACAGAATGCCATTGTGTAGCTGATTTGCAGGTCGTGTGGATTCGGGCGTTTCCTAAGTAGTGAGGCACATAACCGATGGGATAAAATTTGGCGATGCGCATCCACAGGTCGTAATCCATGCAAAATTGCAGCTTTTCATCTACGCCCCCCATATGCCTGAAAACGTGGGTCCTGATGAAAGCGGAAGGCTGGCAAATCACGCAGCTCTGATACAACTTCTTGGAATCAGCCTGTTCTGACGGATAGGTGGAAGATACTTGACCGTACTCGTTCATCACTTGGCAATTGCCGTGAAGCATTCCCCAGCTCGGGTTGTTCGCAAAAGCGTGAACAGCCAGCATGATGGCGCCGGGTACATAGGTGTCGTCTGAATTCAGCCAGCCAATGATTTCCCCTCTTGCCATTGCCAGACCTTTGTTAAGCGCGTGAGACTGTCCGCGATCCGGTTCGGAAATATAACGGAAGCGCGGATCTTTTTGTGCATATTCTTGCAGGATGGAGAGCGTATCGTCAGTCGAGCCTCCATCTACCACGATATGCTCAAGGTTTGCATAATCCTGGGTCAATATGCTATTTATCGTCTCACGAATAAACCGGCCTTGGTTGTAAGAGGGGGTAATGATACTCACTAATGGTTGCTGTGAGTGGGACACGAGATTCACTCCCATCTTTCCATCATAAAAAATGCATGCACTACCTTCAGACTATGAAAAAATGGAAAATCGGGTACACAAGCATCGTCGATCTTGTGCACCCGATTTCAAATTCTCCGGATATTACAGGTAGTCCGGAATGATCCCTGGATTGCGGAATATACGGAGCAACTCCGCGTGACAGTTATGGTCGATTGCGCTACCAGGAATGGCTCTTGCCACGAGGCTGATGCGACCTGCATCGTAATTGTTGATTTTGCCGGAGGGGATGGTCCGAACGGATTCAGGAAGAACTTCAAACAACGTGCCTTTCAGCATCTCCTCAATGCAAAGCACGGATGGCAACCACCAAGTCGTATCGTCCTTATAAATCCGGTTCATTTGTCCAGGAGCTCCGTTGTAGACCATGATGGATTGATTCGTATCCAAAATACAGGCAGTTTCCAACAAGAGGTGCCCGCCGGGTTTAATCACGCTTCGGCATTGCGACAATGTCCACATTGGATCGCGCAGATGATAGAGCAGACCAAGATGCTGGACGATATCAAATTGATTGTGCCGAATTTGATGGGGGAATGGCAGTGGTTCTGTAAAATCGTCCATCAGCAATACCTGTAGCCCCTCCCAAAGTTTATAAGGGCTGGTATTGTACAACGGCAAAACTTTGCTTTGCAGGATGTTCTTGCAAAACTCAAAATTCAAATAGAGTGGCTGCATACAGTCCGTAGCCACGACAAGACTTGCCCCTCTCTGCTCCGCTTCAAAAGCCCACATCCCGTCAAAACTAGCGAGATCAAGGACGCGTTTCCCCGAATATTGGATGTATTCTCGGGATTGTCTCGTCATATTCCATATACCTTCCAGAAGCGAAATCCCGGGTGTGACAATCCCGGGTCGCAGTGCGATTTTATGGTACCATCGTCGTTTGTTGATCTCATCGAGGATTTCCTGATCTGTCCAAAATCTTCCCATCGACATGTCCCCCTTCATTGCAGAGTGCTTGCCCTATACGATATGTTCGGACCATGCTGGGGGAAATGATATAAATGCATTAATTTCGTCCTATTCATGTCTAAAGTTGCTTGGTTACAAGCAGGTTTTCGGAAAAAAGGCATATGCCCGTTTCTCGTTGTCCGTCACCTACATAAAGTATGGGGAGAAAAAGGAGGTGGAAAGAGTATGCCCTTGCCCATCGTGATCATCCATCGCGGGGACGATGATTATCTCACATACAGCTTGCAGCAAGCGAAAAGAAGCAACCCCCATTCGCCCGTCTATCTGATAGGGAATGGAGGGAATAGGAGGCATGCTACGAACGGCATCCTTTACGAGATGATAGACGATTACATGCATGCTGCAGCCGACATGACGAGAGTTTATAAACATATTCATTTCATGCCCTATGAGTACAATTTGTTTTGTTTTCAGAGATGGTTTATTTTGTTGGCGTTTATGGAAAGGCATCAGATTCCGAAATGCTGTTATATCGATACGGATGTCTTGCTGTTTACCGATGTGAACCATCCGCGCTTTGGCAACTTTACGATGGAATTCGTATGGACAAATTTCGTAGATAGGCAGAAGTTGGAACTATATTGCGAGTTCATGAAATCTCATTTTGCCAATCCGATTGCATTCGCGCAAGTCGTTCAATACACCATGCAAAGAAAGGAACATGTACGATTCAATCAGCCTCTCATTACGGATATGGTGCTGGCCTTGCTATTTCTTGAGCGGTTCAAGGATTACCAAATCACGAATGGCTTGTTTCATGATGGCATAATTGATGGGAATATTCAGCAGGCTACATCAATGGAAAATTTGTACGGCTATAAGAAAGTGTACTCGATAAATGGTGTCTTGTGCTGCAAGGATAAGGCAACGGGGCGATATCTGCCGTTGTTTTCTCTTCATTTTCAAGGATACACGAAGCACTTTATGAGGTTTTTCATGGCTCCCTATCTTCCACAAGCAGGTTCTTACATTTTCGATTATATCTCCAATCGATGGATTCAGTTTTTATAGGCTTCTATCATCCCTCGTGTTATTTGACCATTTTCATTGGATCATAGAGCATCGACTGCGACAAACGCATAAGATGGTGCATACAACCACGATAAACGGATAGAGGTGGCCTGGGTGAAACTGATATTGCTATCGGGTGGTTCAGGGAAAAGGCTGTGGCCGCTCTCCAATGATGTCAGGTCCAAACAGTTCTTGAAGTTGATAGGCAATGCACATGCCCAACCAGAGGCGATGGTTCAACGAGTGTGGAGACAACTGGCCTCCCGCAATTGGTCGGAGCCTGTTTATATTTCAACAGGCCGCTCGCATGTTGATTTGCTTCAAAGCCAACTAGGTGAAGGCGTTCCTTTGATCGTGGAGCCGGAAAAAAGGGATACCTTCCCTGCCATTGCTTTAGCGGTGACCTATTTGTACTCTGCTTTGACAATGGACCCGAATGAAGTCATCACCATCATGCCTGTAGATCCATTCGTTGAGGACCGCTTCATGGACAGGATCAAGGAGTTGGAGAACGTCATCCTCAAATCAGGCGCGAATCTCGCATTAATCGGAGTGAAACCAACGTATCCATCTACCAAATACGGCTACATTGTCCCCCAGTTAGAAGCAGAATCGAATGAGAGTAAAAGGCCACATGCCTATCAAAAAGTAAAAAGCTTCAAAGAAAAGCCGTCCCTTGAGCAAGCGCAGGATTTAGTAGAAAAGAAAGCCCTGTGGAATTGTGGAATTTTTGCTTTTCGATTGGGTTATCTGATTCGCGAATTGGAGCAAAAAGGATTGCCTACTGAATATAACCGCATGCTTGAGCAATATAGCCAAATGCCTGCTATCAGCTTTGATTATGAGATCGTAGAAAAGGCAGAGAAAGTAGTCGTTCTCCCGTATGACGGAGCCTGGAAGGACTTAGGGACGTGGAATACGCTCACGGAAGAAATGAGCGCGAATGCAATCGGTAAGGTTTTGCTAGATGAGAATTGCACCAATACGCACGTTATCAACGAATTGGACATACCTATTGTGTCCATCGGTCTATCGGATATGATCGTGGCGGCAAGCCCGGATGGCATCCTCGTTTCTTCCAAGGAACAAAGCCATATGGTCAAAAATTTGGCTTTGGATTGGACAAAGCGCCCAATGTATGAAGAGCGGCGCTGGGGATGGTATCAGGTTATGCATTTTCAGAAGAATGAAGACGATTTGGAGGTATTAACGAAAAGAATCCATGTATACGCCGGGAAAAATTTGAGCTATCAGTACCACCACCACCGTAGTGAAGTATGGATCATCGTAGAGGGCTGCGGCGAGTTCATTTTAGATGATCTGCTGAGAGAGGTTGGACCAGGTGACGTTTTGCAAATCCCGGTCGGAGCCAAACATGCAATCAAAGCTACGACCGAGCTGGAATTCATCGAGGTACAGATGGGCAGTCAGCTGGTAGAAGAAGATATCGTTCGACTTGGGATGGCGTGGTCAGCGATTCTGGAGCAGATAAGGAAGCACGGTGATCGCAATGATTGATCCTGCGTTCTGGCGAGACAAAAAAGTGTTGATCACAGGTCATACAGGCTTCAAAGGCGCATGGCTGTGCTTATGGCTGCATGACTTGGGGGCGAAGGTAACAGGGTATGCGCTTTCGCCTCCAACAAACCCGAGTATTTTTGAGTGTGCCCAAATCAGCTCATTGGTTGATTCCATCATTGATGATGTCAGATCAAAGGAAAGTGTTCAAAAAGCGATCAACCAAGCAGAACCAGATATCATCTTTCACATGGCTGCTCAGCCGTTGGTGCGCCTGTCGTATCAATATCCGGCGGAAACCTACGAAATCAACGTCATGGGTACGGTGAATGTACTCGAAGCGGCGAGATTGGCTGTTCAGAATGGAATGAAAATCAAAGCGATCATTAATGTTACGACGGATAAGGTTTACGAAAATCGGGAGTGGGTGTGGGGATACCGTGAGCAGGATGTGTTGGGTGGCTATGACCCGTATTCCAACAGCAAGGCATGCTCGGAGCAAGTGACTGCCTCCTATCGCAATGCTTTCTTTCACCCCGACCAGTATGACCAGCATGGCGTAGCCGTTGCTTCAGCGCGAGCAGGCAATGTAATCGGCGGCGGTGATTGGGCTCTTGATCGCTTGATACCGGATTGCCTTCGTGCCTTGATAAAGGGAGAGACAATCACTATCCGAAATCCAAAAGCAATCCGGCCGTGGCAGCATGTCCTGGAGCCCTTGAAGGGGTACTTGATGCTCGCTGAAAAAATGTGGGCGAATGGCAAGGATTACTCTCAGAGCTGGAATTTTGGTCCGAATGAGGAAGATGCCAGATCGGTAGAGTGGATCGTCCATCAATTGTGTGAGCGATGGGGGGCTGGTGCCTGCTTTGAAGCAGAGCGAACCGATCCACAATGGCACGAAGCCCAATATTTAAAGCTGGACTGTTCCAAAGCCAAAAGCGTAATCGGTTGGAAGCCCAACTGGTCGCTCGAACAGACCTTGGACAGTATCATTTCTTGGCAGAAGGCTTATCAACAAAAGCAAGACGTAAGAGAAATTTGTTTGGCCCAAATCGCAGCGTATACAAATAAGGCCCAATGAACAACAGAGGAAGGAGGGCAGCCAATGAAAGTCGTCATCCTGGCAGGAGGGTATGGTACGCGCATTGGAGAAGAAACCCATCTTCGTCCGAAGCCGCTCATTGAGATCGGTGATTGGCCCATCATTTGTCATATCATGTCCATTTATTCCAAGTACGGTTTCCATGATTTCATCATCTGTCTCGGGTACAAAGGCTATATGATCAAGGAGTACTTTGCGCACTACTTCCTCCATCATTCTGATGTGACGTTTGATTTTCGTAATGACAATCAGGTCACTTTTCACAACCACAATGCTGCTCCGTGGCGAGTCACATTGATTGATACGGGGAAAGACACAGGGACAGGTGGAAGGGTGAAGCGCATTCAGAAGTATGTGGGAGAAGAAACATTCATGCTGACGTATGGAGATGGCTTATCCGACATCGATATTGAACAGTTGGTAAATTTTCATCGTACGCATAAAAAACTCGCAACGATCACCACGACTCAACCGCCAGGCAGATTCGGAGCATTGGATATTGCGGAAGGGAATACCGTAACAGGATTCCAGGAGAAGCCA
This genomic stretch from Brevibacillus brevis harbors:
- the rfbF gene encoding glucose-1-phosphate cytidylyltransferase, yielding MKVVILAGGYGTRIGEETHLRPKPLIEIGDWPIICHIMSIYSKYGFHDFIICLGYKGYMIKEYFAHYFLHHSDVTFDFRNDNQVTFHNHNAAPWRVTLIDTGKDTGTGGRVKRIQKYVGEETFMLTYGDGLSDIDIEQLVNFHRTHKKLATITTTQPPGRFGALDIAEGNTVTGFQEKPKGDGGWINAGFFVMEPGVFDYIAGDETVLEKEPLEGLTKANQLMAFKHTGFWQPMDTLRDKNYLEKLWKSGKAAWATSRI
- a CDS encoding DUF1360 domain-containing protein encodes the protein MFDLSWIDLIILVLASFRLTHLIVFDEITSFLRNPFYQVLYVPDESGQMVRDFQFKGGRVRQWIGRLLSCHWCVGIWVGALIVGLYMYVPAAYPLLLLLAIAGAAAVIETKLYTS
- a CDS encoding sugar phosphate nucleotidyltransferase produces the protein MKLILLSGGSGKRLWPLSNDVRSKQFLKLIGNAHAQPEAMVQRVWRQLASRNWSEPVYISTGRSHVDLLQSQLGEGVPLIVEPEKRDTFPAIALAVTYLYSALTMDPNEVITIMPVDPFVEDRFMDRIKELENVILKSGANLALIGVKPTYPSTKYGYIVPQLEAESNESKRPHAYQKVKSFKEKPSLEQAQDLVEKKALWNCGIFAFRLGYLIRELEQKGLPTEYNRMLEQYSQMPAISFDYEIVEKAEKVVVLPYDGAWKDLGTWNTLTEEMSANAIGKVLLDENCTNTHVINELDIPIVSIGLSDMIVAASPDGILVSSKEQSHMVKNLALDWTKRPMYEERRWGWYQVMHFQKNEDDLEVLTKRIHVYAGKNLSYQYHHHRSEVWIIVEGCGEFILDDLLREVGPGDVLQIPVGAKHAIKATTELEFIEVQMGSQLVEEDIVRLGMAWSAILEQIRKHGDRND
- the rfbG gene encoding CDP-glucose 4,6-dehydratase, which produces MIDPAFWRDKKVLITGHTGFKGAWLCLWLHDLGAKVTGYALSPPTNPSIFECAQISSLVDSIIDDVRSKESVQKAINQAEPDIIFHMAAQPLVRLSYQYPAETYEINVMGTVNVLEAARLAVQNGMKIKAIINVTTDKVYENREWVWGYREQDVLGGYDPYSNSKACSEQVTASYRNAFFHPDQYDQHGVAVASARAGNVIGGGDWALDRLIPDCLRALIKGETITIRNPKAIRPWQHVLEPLKGYLMLAEKMWANGKDYSQSWNFGPNEEDARSVEWIVHQLCERWGAGACFEAERTDPQWHEAQYLKLDCSKAKSVIGWKPNWSLEQTLDSIISWQKAYQQKQDVREICLAQIAAYTNKAQ
- a CDS encoding DUF1698 domain-containing protein, yielding MGRFWTDQEILDEINKRRWYHKIALRPGIVTPGISLLEGIWNMTRQSREYIQYSGKRVLDLASFDGMWAFEAEQRGASLVVATDCMQPLYLNFEFCKNILQSKVLPLYNTSPYKLWEGLQVLLMDDFTEPLPFPHQIRHNQFDIVQHLGLLYHLRDPMWTLSQCRSVIKPGGHLLLETACILDTNQSIMVYNGAPGQMNRIYKDDTTWWLPSVLCIEEMLKGTLFEVLPESVRTIPSGKINNYDAGRISLVARAIPGSAIDHNCHAELLRIFRNPGIIPDYL
- a CDS encoding glycosyltransferase family 2 protein; this encodes MSHSQQPLVSIITPSYNQGRFIRETINSILTQDYANLEHIVVDGGSTDDTLSILQEYAQKDPRFRYISEPDRGQSHALNKGLAMARGEIIGWLNSDDTYVPGAIMLAVHAFANNPSWGMLHGNCQVMNEYGQVSSTYPSEQADSKKLYQSCVICQPSAFIRTHVFRHMGGVDEKLQFCMDYDLWMRIAKFYPIGYVPHYLGNARIHTTCKSATQWHSVGVPEVLRSLAKNYSSIPSHWISYVPHYKGMGVLDLLRIYKSFPSNTTRITSMNRGMDLWAPPVLRAIVESDPSAPAQMLLLKGKVPGSPAKLPKPIVLTALVNGVNVKSYTVDKPTFALEIPLDPNATTLRVDIASSSVGVPSTPQVQQRIVGGYMAEEIIPLSYDEVIVYRTFSRS